A section of the Streptomyces xinghaiensis S187 genome encodes:
- a CDS encoding alpha/beta hydrolase family esterase, which produces MTRLRSLLAAVAGSLLLFLTGISVPSSASAASLVEVTDFGSNPGNLRMHLYVPDSRPEQPAIVVAMHGCGGSGPGFHQSGGFGQLADQHGFIVVYPTATKQTAMSNCFDVWSDASKRRGGGSDPASIVSMVDYAKERYNGDPERVFATGSSSGGMETNVLLALYPDVFEAGTVFMGVPFTCFANEADFPPWTSKCVGGSMDRTPEDWGNAVRQAYPGHTGARPRVQLWHGTNDTLIPFQLLREETEQWTNVFGLSQTPTSTDQPQPTWSRQRYADEAGEVKVESISVQGAGHSLPMSGMAASAVEFFGLSG; this is translated from the coding sequence ATGACGCGTCTCAGATCTCTCTTGGCGGCTGTGGCCGGCAGCCTGCTGCTCTTCCTCACGGGCATCTCCGTTCCCTCGTCGGCGTCAGCGGCATCGCTGGTGGAGGTGACCGACTTCGGCAGCAACCCCGGCAATCTGCGGATGCACCTGTATGTGCCGGACTCCCGTCCCGAACAGCCGGCGATCGTGGTGGCGATGCACGGCTGCGGCGGGTCGGGGCCGGGCTTCCACCAGTCGGGCGGCTTCGGGCAACTGGCCGACCAGCACGGCTTCATCGTCGTCTACCCGACCGCCACGAAGCAGACGGCGATGTCCAACTGCTTCGACGTGTGGTCCGACGCGTCCAAGCGCCGCGGCGGCGGCAGCGATCCCGCCTCGATCGTCTCGATGGTCGACTACGCGAAGGAGCGCTACAACGGCGACCCGGAGCGGGTCTTCGCCACCGGCAGTTCCTCCGGCGGCATGGAGACCAACGTCCTCCTGGCCCTCTACCCGGACGTGTTCGAGGCGGGAACGGTGTTCATGGGCGTGCCCTTCACCTGCTTCGCCAACGAGGCCGATTTCCCGCCGTGGACCAGCAAGTGCGTGGGCGGCTCCATGGACCGGACCCCGGAGGACTGGGGCAACGCCGTCCGGCAGGCGTACCCCGGGCACACCGGTGCCCGTCCCCGCGTCCAACTGTGGCACGGCACCAACGACACCCTCATCCCGTTCCAGCTTCTGCGGGAGGAGACGGAGCAGTGGACGAATGTCTTCGGCCTGAGCCAGACGCCGACCTCCACGGACCAGCCGCAGCCCACCTGGTCGCGGCAGCGCTACGCCGACGAGGCCGGTGAGGTGAAGGTGGAATCCATCAGCGTCCAGGGCGCCGGGCACAGCCTGCCGATGAGCGGCATGGCCGCCTCGGCCGTCGAATTCTTCGGCCTGTCCGGTTGA
- a CDS encoding cellulose binding domain-containing protein, whose translation MKRSLRSSRTQDDGGSGTGIRSGLWRRLSLFGLLVALPVLLLVMFTGGSGQSGGSGDAGEQTAAEGARSGAGTRTEAREQAGDGEHGGGHGEHTEAAVADKEDEQGKEGKEGNGGQDAAHQGHSASAGGKCAAKVKITTKGDDYRAKVTVTNSGETEIGNWMVHSSISPDANIEKHWRTVLSGYGLAVAFGSTDQNGTLEPGESTTFGFFVKNGTPPPPEANVCYVH comes from the coding sequence ATGAAGCGATCCCTGAGATCCTCGCGCACGCAAGACGACGGCGGCTCCGGAACCGGAATCCGGAGCGGCCTGTGGCGCAGGCTCTCACTGTTCGGCCTGCTGGTCGCCCTTCCCGTCCTCCTCCTGGTGATGTTCACGGGCGGCTCCGGCCAATCCGGCGGCTCCGGCGATGCCGGGGAGCAAACCGCCGCAGAGGGCGCGAGGTCCGGGGCCGGAACACGGACCGAAGCCCGCGAGCAGGCCGGCGACGGCGAACACGGCGGCGGCCACGGTGAGCACACCGAAGCGGCAGTCGCGGACAAGGAGGATGAGCAGGGCAAGGAGGGCAAGGAGGGCAACGGGGGTCAGGACGCCGCCCACCAGGGCCATTCCGCGAGCGCGGGCGGCAAATGCGCCGCGAAGGTGAAGATCACGACCAAGGGCGACGACTACCGCGCCAAGGTGACGGTGACGAACTCGGGCGAGACCGAGATCGGCAACTGGATGGTGCACTCGTCCATCTCGCCCGACGCGAACATCGAGAAGCACTGGCGCACGGTGCTCAGCGGCTACGGCCTCGCCGTCGCCTTCGGCAGCACCGACCAGAACGGGACGCTGGAGCCCGGCGAGTCGACCACGTTCGGCTTCTTCGTCAAGAACGGCACCCCACCGCCGCCCGAGGCCAACGTCTGCTACGTGCACTGA
- a CDS encoding DUF222 domain-containing protein → MAWIQAQQVGLLADIEADALDARPDGMGWADYDWDFACEDVACALKLSGNTAAERLAVATALEGRFPTTVGLLERGEICYLQAKAVTEVTGTLDPEAAGRVEAMVLPKMPGQSVGQTRRALNRRC, encoded by the coding sequence GTGGCGTGGATCCAGGCGCAGCAGGTGGGTCTGCTGGCGGATATCGAGGCGGATGCTCTGGATGCGAGGCCGGATGGGATGGGCTGGGCGGACTATGACTGGGACTTCGCCTGTGAGGATGTGGCCTGTGCGTTGAAGTTGTCGGGGAACACGGCCGCGGAGCGTCTGGCGGTGGCCACCGCCCTGGAGGGCCGTTTCCCCACCACCGTGGGCCTGTTGGAGCGTGGGGAGATCTGTTATCTGCAGGCGAAGGCGGTGACGGAGGTCACCGGCACCCTGGACCCGGAGGCCGCCGGGCGGGTGGAGGCGATGGTGCTGCCCAAGATGCCGGGCCAGTCCGTCGGCCAGACCCGGCGGGCGTTGAACCGGCGGTGCTGA
- a CDS encoding DUF222 domain-containing protein, translated as MRHRRRREDRTIWHRATEDGMATWTAFLPTPQAAQLDAAVDAHAATFGDDGRTLNQKRVDALYDLVVNRPAGDATPVAGRRRWCR; from the coding sequence GTGCGGCATCGCCGGCGGCGGGAGGACCGCACGATCTGGCACCGTGCGACCGAGGACGGTATGGCCACCTGGACCGCGTTCCTCCCCACCCCGCAAGCCGCGCAGTTGGATGCTGCCGTCGATGCGCACGCCGCCACGTTCGGCGATGACGGGCGCACGCTGAACCAGAAGCGGGTGGACGCCCTGTATGACCTGGTCGTCAACCGCCCCGCCGGAGACGCGACCCCGGTGGCCGGTCGGCGGCGGTGGTGCAGGTGA
- a CDS encoding HNH endonuclease signature motif containing protein encodes MDTLIGVDEEPGQLKGYGPISAGQVREVAFAPGTIWRRLITHPKTGLLVKTDPTTYKPTAETQRHVTARDMTCTFPSCQMPAHRCDLDHIQPFNHENPQAGGATEPDNLMPLCRRHHLLKHRTAWQVQRNPDTGEVTWTAPTGHTYTNPPQPQRAATGASPFATARRGPHPCPKPETGTHPARPPGGQHLAGATAPRR; translated from the coding sequence ATGGACACGTTGATCGGGGTGGATGAGGAGCCCGGACAGCTCAAGGGCTACGGGCCGATCAGTGCTGGGCAGGTGCGGGAGGTGGCTTTCGCTCCGGGCACGATCTGGCGGCGTCTGATCACCCACCCGAAGACCGGGCTGCTGGTCAAGACCGATCCGACCACCTACAAGCCCACCGCCGAGACCCAACGCCACGTCACCGCCCGCGACATGACCTGTACCTTCCCCTCCTGCCAGATGCCCGCCCACCGCTGCGACCTGGACCACATCCAGCCCTTCAACCACGAGAACCCGCAAGCGGGTGGGGCGACGGAGCCGGACAATCTGATGCCGCTGTGCCGACGCCACCACCTGTTGAAACACCGCACCGCATGGCAGGTGCAGCGCAACCCCGACACCGGCGAAGTCACCTGGACCGCACCGACGGGCCACACCTACACCAACCCACCCCAGCCCCAGCGGGCCGCCACCGGCGCCAGCCCCTTCGCCACCGCGCGGAGGGGCCCACACCCCTGCCCGAAGCCAGAAACCGGTACCCACCCTGCGCGGCCACCGGGCGGGCAACACCTGGCCGGGGCCACGGCCCCTCGGCGTTGA
- the bla gene encoding class A beta-lactamase has protein sequence MNTAHGTRPARRTLFVLGAGAALAACVPSGGAASAAGPETPASPTASPPPSGRAREVSRRLRALESEHGARLGVFARNLDTGETVVRRADERFAMCSLFKPVAAAAILRDHDRRGEFLARRIRYSDTDLVDHSPVTEDHVAQGMTVGELCDAAIRFSDNTAANLLLRELGGPRAITRFCRSVGDRTTRLDRWETELNSAEPWRVEDTTSPRAIARTYTRLIVGDTLPPADRERLTGWMLANTTSGERFRAGLPAGWDLADKTGGGHYGTNNNAGVAWTPDRTPIVLTVLTTKPDPDAAPDNELIAETAGLLASALG, from the coding sequence TTGAACACGGCACACGGAACCCGTCCGGCCCGCCGCACGCTGTTCGTCCTGGGCGCCGGAGCGGCCCTGGCCGCCTGCGTCCCCTCGGGCGGAGCCGCCTCGGCGGCAGGGCCGGAGACACCGGCCTCACCCACGGCTTCGCCGCCGCCCTCCGGGCGCGCGCGGGAGGTCTCCCGGCGGCTCCGCGCCCTCGAATCCGAACACGGCGCACGGCTGGGGGTGTTCGCACGGAATCTCGACACCGGTGAGACCGTCGTCCGCCGCGCCGACGAGCGGTTCGCGATGTGCTCGCTGTTCAAGCCGGTCGCCGCCGCGGCGATCCTCCGGGACCACGACCGGCGCGGCGAGTTCCTGGCCCGGCGCATCCGCTACAGCGACACCGACCTCGTCGACCACTCCCCCGTCACGGAAGACCACGTGGCGCAGGGCATGACCGTCGGGGAACTCTGCGACGCCGCCATCCGCTTCAGCGACAACACCGCCGCCAACCTCCTCCTCCGCGAACTCGGCGGCCCCCGCGCCATCACCCGCTTCTGCCGCTCGGTCGGCGACCGCACCACCCGCCTGGACCGGTGGGAGACGGAGCTCAACTCGGCCGAACCGTGGCGGGTGGAGGACACCACCAGCCCCCGCGCCATCGCCCGCACCTACACCCGGCTCATCGTCGGCGACACGCTCCCGCCCGCCGACCGCGAGCGTCTCACCGGGTGGATGCTGGCCAACACCACGAGCGGCGAGCGCTTCCGCGCCGGTCTGCCCGCCGGCTGGGACCTCGCGGACAAGACCGGCGGAGGTCATTACGGCACCAACAACAACGCCGGCGTCGCCTGGACCCCGGACCGCACCCCCATCGTGCTGACCGTCCTCACCACCAAGCCCGACCCCGACGCCGCACCGGACAACGAGCTGATCGCCGAGACCGCCGGACTCCTCGCGTCCGCCCTGGGCTGA
- a CDS encoding NnrS family protein: MHRPRFRPHLRPRPEPVSGRAAAVPVELSTVRPEAPPGRRGSVHVPFFTAAVVSVLTVGASWGVLILWRIGFGERFTGVSVHEINAHGYAQITGWVGLFIMGFGYQAFPRLWRTALAGPRLVPAVLAATLSGLVMAVTGMGAAGYRAEGAWAVAAALAGNALVLAASLVFAAQLLVTYLRSGDPMRPVTAFIGSALFWFVAQAVFGLWHTWMTMTAADRADLLWYIATYQAPLRDMQIHGMALLMVLGLSSHLLPQMFGVPRTPERRARTALLLINAGVVIEVAVFIAYRWADDHRLAALLMPPWLMIAGGVAAMALPWRLWRGLPRNDHRSGKFVRAAYGWLVLSLVMLLLMPVYRLVSGLAFSHAYYGAIRHAITVGFVSMMIMGIAARVAPALRGIHSGTPGSLTGPFVLINVGCALRVSLQTLTDWHPFFFAVVGVSGLLELAALVWWGTGLLRILHGPSAPGPGVSRPVVLRPV; the protein is encoded by the coding sequence GTGCACCGTCCCCGTTTCCGCCCGCACCTCCGCCCCCGTCCCGAGCCGGTATCCGGCCGGGCGGCCGCCGTGCCGGTCGAGCTGTCCACCGTCCGGCCGGAGGCCCCGCCCGGGCGCCGGGGCTCCGTCCACGTCCCGTTCTTCACCGCCGCCGTGGTGTCCGTCCTCACCGTCGGGGCGTCGTGGGGCGTCCTCATCCTGTGGCGGATCGGCTTCGGGGAACGCTTCACCGGGGTGTCCGTCCACGAGATCAACGCGCACGGCTACGCGCAGATCACCGGATGGGTCGGGCTGTTCATCATGGGCTTCGGCTACCAGGCGTTCCCGCGGCTGTGGCGCACGGCCCTCGCCGGACCGCGCCTGGTACCGGCCGTCCTGGCAGCGACCCTCTCCGGGCTGGTGATGGCCGTCACCGGCATGGGCGCCGCCGGCTACCGGGCCGAGGGCGCGTGGGCCGTGGCGGCGGCCCTGGCCGGCAACGCCCTCGTGCTGGCCGCGTCCCTCGTCTTCGCCGCGCAGCTCCTCGTGACGTATCTGCGGAGCGGGGACCCGATGCGCCCGGTGACGGCCTTCATCGGTTCGGCGCTGTTCTGGTTCGTCGCCCAGGCCGTCTTCGGGCTCTGGCACACCTGGATGACCATGACGGCCGCCGACCGGGCCGACCTGCTGTGGTACATCGCCACCTACCAGGCCCCGCTGCGGGACATGCAGATTCACGGGATGGCGCTGCTGATGGTCCTCGGGCTGTCGAGTCATCTCCTGCCGCAGATGTTCGGGGTGCCGAGGACGCCGGAGCGCCGCGCCCGGACCGCCCTGCTGCTGATCAACGCGGGCGTCGTCATCGAGGTCGCCGTCTTCATCGCCTACCGCTGGGCGGACGACCACCGGCTCGCCGCCCTCCTGATGCCGCCCTGGCTGATGATCGCCGGCGGGGTGGCGGCCATGGCGCTGCCCTGGCGTCTGTGGCGGGGGCTGCCCCGGAACGATCACCGGTCCGGCAAGTTCGTCCGGGCCGCCTACGGATGGCTGGTGCTCTCGCTCGTCATGCTGCTGCTGATGCCCGTGTACCGGCTGGTCAGCGGCCTCGCGTTCAGCCACGCCTACTACGGGGCGATCCGGCACGCGATCACCGTCGGATTCGTGTCGATGATGATCATGGGGATCGCGGCCCGCGTGGCGCCCGCCCTGCGCGGCATCCATTCCGGCACCCCCGGCTCGCTCACGGGACCGTTCGTCCTGATCAACGTCGGCTGCGCGCTGCGGGTTTCGCTGCAGACCCTCACCGACTGGCATCCGTTCTTCTTCGCCGTCGTCGGGGTCAGCGGACTGCTGGAACTCGCCGCCCTCGTCTGGTGGGGCACCGGGCTGCTGCGGATCCTCCACGGACCCTCCGCGCCGGGACCCGGTGTGTCCCGGCCGGTCGTGCTGCGCCCGGTCTGA